A stretch of the Mycobacterium sp. ITM-2016-00317 genome encodes the following:
- a CDS encoding NAD-dependent succinate-semialdehyde dehydrogenase, translated as MDTSALLASVPTGLWIGGEERAGKSTFNVLDPSDDEVLTSVADATADDARDALDAACAVQAEWAATPPRKRGEILRSVFETITARADDIAALMTLEMGKVVAESKGEVTYGAEFFRWFAEEAVRIDGRFTPSPAGTGRILVTKQPVGPCYAITPWNFPLAMGTRKMGPAFAAGCTMIVKPAQETPLTMLLLAKLMAEAGLPKGVLSVLPTSNPGPVTEALINDGRLRKLTFTGSTGVGKALVKQSADKLLRTSMELGGNAPFIVFDDADVDAAVDGAILAKMRNGGEACTAANRFHVANAVREEFTDKFVKRMSEFTLGKGLDEKSTLGPLINAKQVATVTELVSDAVSRGATVAVGGVAPGGPGNFYPATVLTDVPTDARILKEEVFGPVAPIAGFDTEEEGIAAANDTEYGLAAYVYTQSLDRALRVAEGIESGMVGVNRGVISDAAAPFGGIKESGFGREGGTEGIEEYLDTKYIALTK; from the coding sequence ATGGATACTTCGGCACTACTGGCATCCGTACCGACCGGGCTGTGGATCGGCGGTGAGGAACGCGCGGGCAAGTCGACGTTCAACGTGCTGGACCCCAGCGACGACGAGGTGCTGACCTCGGTGGCCGACGCCACCGCCGACGACGCCCGCGACGCGCTGGACGCCGCGTGTGCGGTGCAGGCGGAGTGGGCCGCGACCCCACCCCGCAAGCGCGGCGAGATCCTGCGGTCGGTGTTCGAGACGATCACCGCGCGCGCCGACGACATCGCCGCGTTGATGACGCTGGAGATGGGCAAGGTCGTCGCCGAGAGCAAGGGCGAGGTGACCTACGGCGCGGAGTTCTTCCGCTGGTTCGCCGAGGAGGCCGTGCGCATCGACGGCCGGTTCACGCCGAGCCCGGCGGGCACCGGTCGCATCCTGGTCACCAAGCAGCCCGTCGGCCCCTGCTACGCGATCACCCCGTGGAACTTCCCGCTGGCGATGGGCACCCGCAAGATGGGCCCGGCGTTCGCCGCGGGCTGCACGATGATCGTCAAGCCCGCGCAGGAGACGCCGCTGACCATGCTGCTGCTGGCCAAGCTGATGGCCGAGGCGGGCCTGCCCAAGGGCGTGCTGTCGGTGCTGCCGACGAGTAACCCGGGCCCGGTCACCGAGGCGCTGATCAACGACGGCCGGCTGCGCAAGCTGACCTTCACCGGATCGACCGGGGTGGGCAAGGCGCTGGTGAAGCAGTCGGCCGACAAGCTGCTGCGCACGTCGATGGAGCTCGGCGGCAACGCGCCGTTCATCGTGTTCGACGATGCCGACGTCGACGCCGCCGTCGATGGGGCGATCCTGGCCAAGATGCGCAACGGCGGTGAGGCCTGCACCGCGGCCAACCGCTTCCACGTCGCCAACGCCGTGCGCGAGGAGTTCACCGACAAGTTCGTCAAGCGGATGAGCGAATTCACCCTCGGCAAGGGACTCGACGAGAAGTCGACGCTCGGTCCGCTGATCAACGCCAAGCAGGTCGCCACGGTCACCGAGCTGGTGTCCGACGCGGTGTCCCGCGGGGCGACCGTGGCCGTCGGCGGTGTCGCGCCCGGCGGGCCCGGCAACTTCTACCCGGCCACCGTGCTGACCGACGTCCCCACCGACGCGCGCATCCTCAAGGAAGAGGTGTTCGGGCCCGTGGCGCCGATCGCCGGTTTCGACACCGAGGAGGAGGGCATCGCCGCGGCCAACGACACCGAGTACGGCCTGGCCGCCTACGTCTACACGCAGTCGCTGGACCGCGCGCTGCGCGTCGCCGAGGGCATCGAGTCCGGCATGGTCGGCGTCAACCGCGGCGTGATCTCCGATGCCGCGGCCCCGTTCGGCGGGATCAAGGAGTCCGGCTTCGGCCGCGAGGGCGGCACCGAGGGCATCGAGGAATACCTCGACACGAAGTACATCGCTCTCACGAAATAG